From Candidatus Eremiobacteraceae bacterium, one genomic window encodes:
- a CDS encoding PQQ-binding-like beta-propeller repeat protein, translating to MLFTVALFLSAVLHNPFPAHAAPMPVRLGRLDQMSRQLVVRGLRPGQRYEILANGQLFGAGTARSAVEAIRLRSPFKPGTLITVVSAGPRGSVIRTTGTVQNDYLQYHYDLAHTGWNQNEVTLNQSNVNATTFGHIFSLPVDGFVLAQPLYMSQATVAGSTHNVVIVATENDSMYAFDTDTGQQLWQQNYANPSAGANPIPYQAVRAVDIAPTVGITSTPAIDPNTNIIYFVAAIQQDMGGGVFAYHQFLHAVNLNDGTDVPGSPVDITATPLLNNGKPAPFDPLRQLNRASMLLANGLVYASFGSHNDVPGGKPHGWIFAYDATSLSLVAYLNTTLDVTNRYYACIWAAGWGPEVDEFGNVYVATGDGAFDADTGGQNWGDTVLKMTNTLSITDSFTPQDQAILTQQDHDLGGGGVLVLPDQPGTFPHLAVIAGLEGTIYLLNRDGLGGYTPGGPDNVVQEMSTELGTVRGGPGYYAGPTGTYLYFCGNGNSLRAYQLQTSPSTQLVFSSQAVHKCGTGGAIPMVTSNGATANTGIVWMTNRPGDKSSSQVQLFAYDATNLQHKLYQASVAYWTNLHSQPFLTPTAIDGRVFVGTPHSVEEFGLIGTRSGVRRPSTR from the coding sequence ATGCTGTTCACCGTCGCGCTTTTCTTGTCGGCCGTTCTCCATAACCCGTTCCCGGCGCATGCGGCGCCGATGCCCGTTCGGCTCGGGCGCCTCGATCAGATGTCGAGGCAGCTCGTCGTTCGAGGCCTGCGGCCAGGTCAGCGCTACGAGATATTAGCGAACGGCCAGCTATTCGGTGCCGGCACCGCCCGGTCGGCCGTCGAGGCTATCAGGCTTCGCTCTCCCTTCAAGCCCGGTACGCTCATCACTGTGGTAAGTGCCGGTCCCCGTGGCAGCGTCATCCGCACAACGGGGACTGTGCAGAACGACTATCTCCAGTACCACTACGACCTCGCGCACACGGGGTGGAACCAAAACGAGGTCACACTCAATCAGTCGAACGTCAACGCGACGACGTTCGGCCATATCTTCAGTCTGCCGGTCGACGGCTTCGTGCTCGCGCAACCGCTCTACATGTCGCAAGCGACGGTGGCCGGCTCGACCCACAACGTCGTCATCGTCGCGACCGAAAACGACTCGATGTACGCCTTCGACACGGACACTGGTCAGCAACTCTGGCAGCAGAACTACGCGAATCCCTCGGCGGGAGCCAACCCGATCCCGTATCAAGCAGTCAGGGCGGTGGACATCGCACCCACCGTCGGCATCACGTCGACGCCAGCGATCGATCCGAACACGAACATCATCTATTTCGTCGCAGCGATCCAGCAAGACATGGGCGGCGGCGTGTTCGCGTACCACCAATTCCTCCATGCCGTCAACCTCAACGATGGCACCGACGTGCCCGGCAGCCCGGTCGACATCACGGCGACCCCACTTCTGAACAACGGCAAGCCGGCGCCGTTCGACCCGCTGCGCCAACTCAACCGTGCGTCGATGCTCCTCGCGAACGGTCTCGTGTACGCCAGCTTCGGCTCGCACAACGACGTGCCCGGCGGCAAACCGCACGGTTGGATCTTCGCGTACGACGCGACCTCGTTGAGTCTGGTCGCCTACTTGAACACGACGCTCGACGTGACGAACCGTTACTACGCGTGCATCTGGGCTGCGGGGTGGGGCCCGGAGGTGGATGAATTCGGCAACGTCTACGTGGCGACGGGTGACGGCGCATTCGACGCGGATACAGGCGGCCAGAACTGGGGCGATACGGTCCTCAAGATGACGAACACGCTCTCGATCACCGATTCGTTCACGCCACAGGATCAGGCGATACTCACGCAACAGGACCACGATCTTGGCGGCGGCGGCGTTCTGGTGCTACCCGATCAGCCCGGTACGTTTCCACACCTCGCTGTTATCGCCGGGCTCGAGGGCACTATCTACTTGCTCAATCGCGATGGGCTCGGCGGGTACACGCCCGGCGGTCCGGACAACGTCGTGCAAGAGATGTCGACGGAGCTTGGAACGGTCCGCGGCGGCCCTGGATACTACGCTGGTCCGACCGGCACGTACTTGTACTTCTGCGGCAATGGCAATTCACTGCGCGCATATCAACTGCAGACGTCGCCGTCGACCCAACTCGTGTTCTCGTCGCAGGCGGTCCACAAATGTGGCACCGGTGGAGCGATTCCGATGGTGACGTCCAACGGTGCGACTGCGAACACCGGCATCGTCTGGATGACGAATCGGCCGGGCGACAAGTCGAGCTCGCAGGTCCAGCTCTTCGCCTACGACGCGACGAACCTTCAGCACAAGCTGTATCAAGCGAGCGTCGCCTATTGGACGAACCTCCACTCGCAGCCGTTCTTGACGCCGACCGCGATCGACGGACGCGTCTTCGTCGGCACGCCGCACAGCGTCGAAGAGTTCGGCCTGATCGGCACGCGCTCTGGCGTGCGCCGACCGTCCACGAGATAG